In a genomic window of Candidatus Binatia bacterium:
- a CDS encoding DNA-3-methyladenine glycosylase: MPKAKRPTGPDYIDHAVRHLRDADPTLAKLMDRVGNCGFHATRSTKSPFLALAESIAYQQLNGKAAATIWGRFDALYPGTGPTPEGVLATSDEAMRGAGLSRAKTLAIRDLAAKTLDGTVPTSARLRSLEDEEIVERLTSIRGIGRWTAEMLLMFRLGRPDVLPATDYGVRKGFSIAYRKRSLPTPAKLLAHGERWRPYRSVASWYLWRAVDLGAEKKGRS, from the coding sequence ATGCCCAAGGCCAAGCGTCCGACCGGACCCGACTACATCGATCACGCCGTGCGCCACCTGCGCGACGCCGATCCCACGCTCGCCAAGCTCATGGACCGCGTCGGGAACTGCGGCTTCCACGCCACCCGCTCGACCAAGAGCCCGTTCCTGGCGCTCGCCGAGTCGATCGCCTACCAACAGCTGAACGGCAAGGCCGCGGCCACGATCTGGGGCCGCTTCGACGCGCTCTATCCCGGCACGGGCCCCACGCCCGAAGGGGTGCTCGCGACCTCCGACGAGGCGATGCGCGGCGCCGGGCTCTCGCGCGCCAAGACGCTCGCCATCCGCGATCTCGCCGCGAAGACCCTGGACGGCACCGTGCCCACGTCGGCCCGGCTCCGCTCCCTCGAGGACGAGGAGATCGTCGAGCGGCTCACGTCGATTCGAGGGATCGGAAGGTGGACCGCGGAGATGCTCCTGATGTTCCGCCTCGGCCGCCCCGACGTGCTGCCCGCGACCGACTACGGCGTGCGAAAGGGCTTCTCCATCGCCTACCGGAAGCGCTCCCTGCCCACGCCCGCGAAGTTGCTCGCGCATGGCGAGCGATGGCGCCCCTACCGGTCGGTGGCGAGCTGGTATCTGTGGCGAGCGGTGGACCTGGGCGCGGAGAAAAAGGGCCGGAGCTGA